One window of the Hypanus sabinus isolate sHypSab1 chromosome 13, sHypSab1.hap1, whole genome shotgun sequence genome contains the following:
- the rergla gene encoding ras-related and estrogen-regulated growth inhibitor-like protein, with protein sequence MNEIKIAVLGTEGVGKSALIVRFLTRRFIGEYASSSECIYKKRLSIDGRQINLEIFDPCSQNLENKSSLIDQVNWADGFIVVYDIGDRSSFVSAKTLIQQLREVNNEICKRDVTSVIFLVANKQDLCHMREVREEEGLLLAAENKCHFCELSVAEDHQEVGTMFSKAIRNASGNRRRRPSGSKSMAKLINNVFGKRRKSV encoded by the exons ATGAATGAAATCAAAATTGCTGTGCTGGGAACCGAAGGAGTTGGGAAATCCG ctCTGATTGTGCGCTTTCTGACCAGGCGCTTTATTGGCGAGTACGCGTCCAGTTCGG AGTGCATTTACAAAAAACGCTTATCTATAGACGGCCGACAAATTAACTTAGAAATATTTGATCCATGTTCTCAA AATTTGGAGAATAAGTCATCACTGATTGATCAAGTGAACTGGGCTGATGGGTTTATTGTGGTGTATGATATCGGTGACCGATCTTCCTTTGTCTCAGCGAAGACTCTCATTCAGCAACTACGTGAAGTGAATAATGAGATCTGCAAAAG GGATGTTACATCAGTGATATTTTTAGTTGCCAACAAGCAGGACTTGTGCCACATGAGAGAAgtgagagaggaggaggggcTGCTCCTAGCTGCAGAAAACAAATGCCACTTTTGTGAACTGTCAGTGGCTGAAGATCACCAGGAGGTAGGAACAATGTTTTCAAAGGCCATCAGGAATGCAAGTGGAAATCGTAGAAGGCGACCCAGCGGTTCAAAGTCAATGGCTAAATTAATTAATAACGTGTTTGGTAAAAGAAGAAAATCTGTGTAA